From the Achromobacter xylosoxidans A8 genome, the window CATCCACGTGCATACTTTCGACGCGGTGCTGTCCATGGTGGAAGCGGGCGTGGGCGTGTCGCTGGTGCCGCGCAGCGTGGCCGCCAACGCCTTGCGCGAAAAGAGGATCGCGGCCGTAGCCCTGAGCGAACCCTGGGCCCTGCGCGAACTGACGCTGGTCACTCAGGCGGGGGTGCCGCCCTCGCCCTTCGTCGAGCAGGTCGCGGAGTACCTGCTCGACGATCCTATCGTGGCGGCCACGCGCGAGCAGGACTGACACTTCGTCAGGAGCCAGGCGTCCCGGCGTGGACCGGACCAGATCAGGCTTTGGCGCGGCGCTTGTTTTCCAGGAATTCGTTCATGAACTTCTGCGGTTCGCCGGTGTTGAACGCCACGGCGAATTCACCAACGCTGTCCTCGATCGCCTCATCCACCGGCATGGTCTCCCACCGCCGCAACAGCTTCTTCTGCTGACGCAACACGGCCGGCCCCAGCGCGGCGAATCCTTCCGCCAGCTTGCGGACGGCGTTGTCCAACTCAGCCTGAGGCACCGCGGCGTTCACCAGGCCCCAGTCCTGCGCGCGCCGCGCATCGATCAGATCGCCCGTCAGCAGCATCCAGGCGCTGTTGGCGGCGCCGATCAAACGCGGCATGAGCGCCGCATGGATCACCGAGGGTATGCCCACCTTCACCTCGGGCATGCCGAACTGTGCGTGATCGGCGCAGATGCGCAGGTCGCAAGCCAGGGCGAATTCCAGGCCGCCCCCCAGGCACCAGCCAGGAATGCGCGCGATGACGGGCGCCGGGAAATGGCGGACGTCATTGCAAAGGTCTCGCAGGTTCGAAATGAAGCGCTGCGCCGTCGGCTCGTCGAGCGCGGCCATTTCCGCGATATCGGCGCCCGCGACGAAGGCACGGTCGCTGGCGCCGCGCAGCACCAGCACGCGGACCGACTCATCCGCGCGCAGCCATGCCAGCGCGTCCCGCAGGCCGTCTATCACAGGCGTGCTCAGGATGTTCAGTGCGCCGGCGTCCAGCATGGTCAAGGTGGCTATGCCGGACTCCTCGATCTCGGCTCGGGCATGGGGAAGGACGTGGGATCTGGTGCTCATGAAACCTCCTTGTTATTGCATCTTCTCGAACTTGATGTCCTCGACCACCGTTTTCCAATGGCCGTAGGATTGCGCGATCAGCGCGCCGAACTCGTCCCGCGACATCGGGCTGGGCACGGCGCCCTGCTTCTCGATGGCGTCCGCGGTCGCCGGATCGGCCAGCGCCTGCCGCACGGCCGCGTTCAGCCGGTCCAGCACCGTTGGCGGCGTGCCCGCGGGCGCGGCCAAGCCGAACCATGAGGGGTTGTTCATGGCCGGCAAGCCGGCCTCGGCGTAGGTCGGCACGTCCGGCAATACCTTGAGCCTGCGCTTGGCCGCCACGGCCAGCGGGCGGATGCGCTGGGCCTGGATCAGCGGATAGGAAGACGGGATGTTGTCGAATACGACCTGTACCTGCCCTGCCACCAGATCATTCAGCGCCGGTCCCAGCCCCTTGTAGGGAACGTGCAGCATGCGGGTCCCGGTGGTCTTCAGGAACAGTTCTCCGTTCATGTGGCTCAGGCCGCCGTTGCCGGACGAGCCAAAGGCGTATTTGTCGGGCGATGCCTTCAGCAACTGTTGAAACGCCGCCAGGTCCTGCGCAGGCAGCGACGGATTCACCACCAGCACATTGGGCACGTCGGCCAGGTTGCTGATGGGCGCGAAGTCCTTGACCGGATCGTAGGCGCTCCTGGCGTAGACGTTCGGATTGACCGCATGCGAGCTTTCGACGGCCATCACCAGGGTATAGCCGTCGGCAGGCTGCTTGGCAGCGTAGGCCGAACCGATGCTGCCGCCGGCGCCCGGCCGGTTCTCAATCACCACGGATTGGCCGAGCTGCTCGCCCAGCTTGCCGCCGACCACGCGGGCGATGATGTCCGTGGTGCCTCCCACGGCATAAGGGACGACCAGCCGGATGGGCCGGTCGGGATATTCGGCGGCCGCCATGGCCGGCAAGACCAGGCAGACGCATGCCGCCAGGCGGAATCGGGAAAGTTTCATTGTTTTGTCTCCTCGGGGGGTATTACTGCAATGCGGGATCCGGCAGCACCGCTGCCGTGTGTTCGCCCAACAGCGGCGGCGCCGCCCCCAACGCTTCGGCGGGGGTGCCGGCCAGCATGGGATTGCGCACCAGGCGCACCTCTCCCAGCGCGGGATGCGTAGCGGTCTGCAGCAATCCGCGATGCAACACCTGCGGATGCGCGAAGACCTCGTCCAAGGTGTGTATCGGCCCCCAGGGCACGCCCGCCGCGTCGAAGGCGTCCGTCCAGCGCTTGCGCGCCGCGGCCGCCAAGGTTTCGGCGATCAGGGGCCGCAGGCTGTCCATGTGGGCCAGGCGCGCGCTGTTGGTCGCGTAGCGCGCATCGGCCGCCCATTCGGGATGGCCGGCCACGCCGCTGAAGCGCGCGAACTGGCCGTCGTTGCCTATCGCCAGGATCAGGTGGCCGTCGGCGCAGGCGAAGACCTCGTAGGGCGCGCAATTCGGATGCGCGTTGCCGCTGCGCTTGGGCGCCTCGCCCGAGACCAGGTAATTGGCGCCCTGGTTGGCATTGAGCGCCACCGCGACGTCAAGCAGGCATATATCCAGCGGCATGCCTTGTCCGGTCTGGTCGCGCTGGCGCAAGGCGGCAAGCACTGCGGAGGTGGCGTACATGCCCGTCATCAGGTCCACCACCGCGACGCCGGTGCGCAGCGGCCCCGCGCCGGGCGTGCCATCGGGCTGCCCCGTGTAGCTCATCAGTCCTCCCATGCCCTGGAATACGTAGTCGTATCCCGGCTTGCCCGCCAGGGGACCGGACTGGCCATAGCCGGTGATGGACAGGTAGATGAGCCGCGGGTTGACGCTAGCCAGCGAGGCATAGTCGAGCCCGTACTTGCGCAGGCCTCCGGCCTTGTAGTTCTCGACCAGGATGTCGGCGTCGGCGACCAGTTCGCGCACGCGGGCGGCCCCAGCCTCGGTGGCGAAGTCGATGGCGACGGATTGCTTGCCGCGGTTGCACGCCATGAAATAGGCCGACATGGAGGCCTTGCCGTCCGCGGACCGCAGGTCTGGCGGCCCCCAGCCGCGCGTATCGTCGCCGCGGTCGGGATGCTCCACCTTGACGACTTGCGCACCGAGGTCCGACAGGTTCTGCGTGCACCATGGGCCCGCGAGGATGCGCGACAGGTCCACGACTTTGACGCCGCGCAAGGCATTGTGAAGCATAGTTTCTCCGTGATTCAGGCGATCCGGAAAAGTATGCAGGCCGCCTTGCGCGGTGAGGAGTCGAATGTTTCGAACGCTGTGTTCGTCGCCATTCAAGCCGCCGGCGCGCCCTGCGGACCGGCACAGTCCTTTAGAAAACCGCGAAAGTTGGGTTCGAATATTTCGGATGGAGTAATGCGCGGGCCGCCTCCATACTGGCCGCACGGAGGCGTGGCTGCAGTCGCGCCGCCTTGACGACAAGACTCCAGGAGACAACCATGATCCGCAATATCCTGCGACGCGGCGCGTTCGGCGCGCTGCTCGCGAGCAGCCTGGCGGCGGGCGCCGCCCACGCCGCGTATCCCGACCATCCCGTCACCGTCGTGGTGGCCTTCGCCCCCGGCGGCATGACCGACATCGTCGCCCGCCTGCTGTCGGCGGAACTGGGCAAACGCTTCAACCAGACCTTCGTGGTCGAGAACAAGCCGGGCGCTGCCGGACAGATAGGTACGGAATTGGTCGCGCGCCAGAAGAACGACGGCTATACCCTGCTGGTCAGCGCCACTGGGCATGTGATCGGCCCGGCGGTCAACGACAAGGTCCGCTATGACCCGATCAAGGACTTCGAACCCATCTCGATTCTCGCCCGCGCGCCGAATCTGGTGGTGGTCAACGCGGGCCTGCCGGTCAAGACCATCCCCGAGTTCCTCAGCTGGGGCAAGTCGCAGCCTGGCGTGCCCTATGGTTCGGCGGGATTCGGCGGATCCACCCATCTGGGCGGCGAATGGCTGAAGAAGATTACCGGGGTGCCGATGGAACACGTGCCCTACAAGGGCGCGTCGCCGGCCACCAACGCGGTCGTTTCGGGCGAGCTCAAGGTCGCGGTACAGGACGCGATGAGCGTGGCGCCCTTCATCAAGTCCGGACAGTTGCGTCCCATCGGCGTCGCCAGCGCCGAACGCAGCAAGCTGTTCCCGGATCTGCCCACCTTCGCGGAATCCGGCGCGCCCGGCCTGGACGTCTACACCTGGCTCGGCTTCTACGCGCCGGCCGGCACCGACCCGGCCATCGTGGCCAAGCTGAACGAAGCCACCAACCAGATCATGAACTCGCCCGAAATGGTTCAGCGCCTGGCCGGACAGAACAGCGAGCCGCTAGGCCCGATGACGCCGAAACAGGTAAGCGGCTTTGTCGCGGACGAAACCGCCAAATGGCGAAACGTGGTTCAGACCACTGGCGTCAAGGTGGAGTAGACACAGCAGAGGCGACGCAGGCCGCCCTTGCGGCCGGCGCGGGCGCTAGGGTCTCGTCCCGTACCTGCGGGACGGGACGCTAGCCGTCCGACGCCGGCGCCGACGCCGCGCGCACGGCAAACACCGCGTTGGCCTTGAGCATGACACGGCCTTCCACCTGCAACAGGCAAGTGGCGTAGATCAGGCGCTTGCCCTGCTTGTCGATCTGGACGTGTGCCTCGAGCCAGTCGCCGGGCTTGACGGGGTTCATGTACTCCACCGACATCTGCACGGTGACAACCGACACCTGCGCCTGAGTGGCGATGGTATGCCCCAGCGCGCTGTCGGCCAGGGTAGCCAGCAATCCGCCGTGGGCAATGGCATGCATATTGGTGTGGGCCAGGCCCAGGCGCAACGCGAGCACATTGTCGCTGTCGCGCTTGTACAGCGCGCCCAGTTCGGCAAGATGCGCCATGAAGGGACTGCTCGGGCGCCAGGGCGCAAAACCGGAAGGTATGGAGTCTGTCATGGCTGGGATTTATGTCTGGGGGAATACAGTATCGCAAAGAAGGCCGCGGCCGGCATGACGCCGGGCGCGGCCGTGGCCATGGCGCGGACGCGTCAGAATGCGGTCCTGCCCTCTTTCACCAGCCGCTCGAGCAGCGGCGCGGGCGTCCAATGTTCGCCATGGGCGCGCTGCAATTCCCGGATTTTCTCCAGCGTCTCGGCCAGCCCCAGGGTCTGGGCATAGAACATGGGGCCGCCACGCGCGCCCGGAAAGCCGTAGCCGTGGACATAAACCACATCCACGTCCGAGGCGCGCTGCGCGATGCCTTCCTCGATGATGCGGGCCCCTTCGTTGGCCAGCGCCAGCATGCAGCGCTCGACGATTTCCTCATCGCTGACCGGCCGCCGCGCGATGCCGGCCTCGCGCGCGCATGTCTCGATGATGCCGTCCACCACGGGATCCGGCAGCGGCTGGCGGCTGCCCGGCTCGTAGCGGTAATACCCTGCCTGGGTCTTCTGGCCAAAGCGGCCCAGTTCGCAGATGCGGTCCGCAACCTTGGAATAGCGCAGATGCGCGGGACGGGTGGGCGCCAGCCGCTTGCGCGTGGCCCAGTTGATGTCCATGCCCGCCAGGTCGGCCATGGCCAACGGCCCCATGGCCATGCCGAAGCGCGTAAGCGCGCCATCGATCTGCTGCGGGCTGGCCCCTTCTTCCAGCAGAAAGCCCGCCTCGCGCCAGTATCCCGTCAGCATGCGATTGCCGACGAAGCCTTCGCATACCCCGACCAGCACCGGAATCTTGCCGATTTGCTGCGCAACCGCCATGCAGGTCGCAATGACGTCGGCGCCGGTGCGCGCGCCGCGCACCACTTCAAGCAGCTTCATGACGTTGGCCGGACTGAAGAAATGCAGGCCTATCACCGCCTCGGGGCGCGCCGTGCAGGTCGCTATCTCGTCGATGTTCAGGCGCGAGGTATTGGTGGCCAGGATCGCACCGGGCTTGCACACCGCATCCAGTTGCCGGAAGACGGCCTGTTTGACCGCCATGTCTTCGAACACGGCTTCGATCACTAGATCCGCCTGCGCCAGGTCCTGCATGTCCAGGCTGGGAGCAATGCGCGCCATCCGGGCCTCGACGCCAGCGGCATCGAGCTTGCCCTTGGCGGCGGTGATTTCGTAGTTCTTGCGGATCAGGGACATGCCGCGGTCCAGTGCCGCCTGCTCGCGCTCGTACAGCGTCACGTCGTAGCCGGCATTGGCATATGCCATGGCGATGCCGCCGCCCATGGTGCCGGCCCCCAGAATGCCGACGCGGCCGATCCGGCCTGCGCTACCGCCACCGGTGACGCGCGGCGCTTCCCTCTCGGCGAAGAACAGGTGGCGCAGCGCTTTGGAGGCATCGCCCTCGACCAGCGCGTCGAACAGGCGGCGCTCTTCATCCAGCCCCGGCTCGATAGGCTGGCGCGTAGCGGCCTCCAGGCAATCGATGACTGCGCGCTGCGCAATTGCGTTGCGCGCCTTGGGATTGACGCCAGCCCGCGCCGCAGCGAAATCCACGCCGCCCGCGTCCAAGGCGCGGCGCGCAGCAAGCGGATGCGAGTCCTGTGCGGCACGTTCACGCGCGTAAGACAGCGCGAAATCCAGCAGATCGCCTTCGGCGACCGCATCGACCAACCCGACCGCCATGGCCGCCGTGGCATCCATGGGCTTGCCGGACTGAATCATGTCGAGCGCGCGCGACACGCCTATCAATCGCGGCAGGCGCTGGGTACCGCCGCCGCCTGGCACCAGGCCGAGGTTCACTTCAGGCAGCCCCATTTTGGAGTCCGCCTGCGCGACGCGGTAGTGGCATCCCAGAGCCAGTTCCAGCCCGCCGCCCAAGGCGAAGCCATGGATCGCGGCCACCACCGGCTTGGCGGATGCCTCGATCGCGGCAATGACGTCGCGCAGCATGGGCTTGGCGGTGGCGGCCGGCGTATTGAACTGGCGGATATCGGCGCCGCCGCAGAACGCCTTGCCGGCGCCGGCGATGACGATGGAGTCCACGCCTTCATCGGCCAGCGCCAGGGCCAACCCTGCATGGATGCCGCTGCGCACGGTATCGCCCAGGCCGTTGACGGGCGGGTTATCAAGAAAGATCACGGCCACTCGCTCCTGCAGGAGGTAGCGGGTGGTTGGGGATAGGTCGCGGGACGGCGATGCGGCGGGCAAGTTCATGGTGTACCTCGTTCAGCGGCGCGGCTCAGGCCGTCGCCAACCGTTGATAGCGGTTGAGATGGTGCCGGGTGTCGCCCAGCGTGTATTCGATAGCCAGCAGCCGCTTGACGTAGTGGCCCACCGGGAGTTCGTCGGTCATGCCCATGCCCCCATGCAGCTGGATGCTTTGGTGGCTGATATAGCGCGCGGCCGCGCCGCAACTGGCCTTGGCGGCGGACACCAGCTGCGCCCATGGGCGCGCGTCCGATTGCGCCGCGCCTGCCGCCAGCCAGGTCAGCGAACGCGCCTGCTCCAGCGCCAGCAGCATGTCCACCAACCTGTGCTGTACCGCCTGGAAGCGGCCTATGGATTGGCCGAATTGGCGGCGTTCCGCGACGTGGTCGCGGGTGGCGTTCAGCAGTGCTTGCATGGCCCCCAGCGCTTCCGCGCACAGCGCCACGCGCGTGGCGTCTGCCGCGAACGCCAGGGCATCGGCTGCCGGACCCAGCCGCGCGGCGCTGTCGACGCGGCAGTTCTTCAGCCTGATGTCCGCGTAGGGACGGCCGTCCAGGCCGGGCGCGCCTTGGCGCTCCAGGCCGGGCGCATCGGCTTTGACCAGAAATACCGCCGTTCCCGATTCGTCACGTGCCGTGACCAACAGTTGCCGGGCGCCCGCGCCATAGGGTATGCGCCGCTTCACGCCGTTCAGTAACCAGCCGCCGCCTCCGCGCACAGCGGTCACGTTCAGATCGTCAATCGGCCAATCCGCATCTGGTTCAGCATGAGCCAACAACGGCGCGGCGCCTTGCGCGATCTCGGCCAACAGCGCGCTCACCCGCTCACCTTGCGGCAGGCGCGCCAGCAGTTGGCCGCAAAGCAGCGCGCTGGCGTCGTAGGGTTCGACCACCAGATGACGTCCGAAGCGCTGCATGACCACGCACAAGTCCGCGAGCCCGCCATCCATCCCGCCTGCCGATGCCGGCAACCCCAGGCCCAGCAGCCCCATGTCGGCAAAGGCGCGCCAGTGCGGCGAAGCTTCGGGGTCCGCATCGCCGGGCAACGCGGGCCGGGCGGCGGGAGACGGATACTCCCCCTGAAGGTACCGTCCGACGGCGTCATCGAGCGTGCGCTGGTCTACGCTCAGGTCGTCGGCCTCGCCCAACGCCAGCTTGGCGATGATGTTCTTCTGGACCTCGTCCGTTCCGCCGTAGATCGAAATCTTGCGCAGGTTGAGATAGAAGCCGGGCATGGCTTCCAGTTCCTCTGCCGTTGTCGGAGCGCCCCGCGCATAGTCACGCTCCAGCGCACCTGAGTCATAGGCGAGCGCATGCGTACCGGCCGTGTCGACCAGCGCTACGCTGATGCGCTGCGCCAGCGTGGACCCCAGGTACTTCAATATCGAAGCTTCCGCGCCGTGCCCTGCGCCGCGCTGGTCGCGCGCAATCAGCCGCAGATTGGTCTGCTCCAGGGCCAGCGTATCGATCTCCAGCTGCGCCAGCCGCTGCGCGAAAACAGGATCTTCGACCAAAGGACGGCCGTCCGCCTGGCGTTGCGCCGCCAGCCGCTGCAGATGGCCCAGTTCGCGCTTGGCGCGGCCCACGCGGGCGGCGCCGAAACGCTCGTGCGACAACAGGTACTTTGCGTATGTCCAGCCATGGTCCATTTCACCGACCAGATGCGAGGCAGGCACCACGACCTCATCGAGGAAAACCTCGTTGATCTCTACTCCGCCGTCCAGCGTGCGGATCGGCCGTAGCGACACCCCGGGACTGCGCATGTCGATGAGCAGGAAGGAAATGCCCTCTTGCGCCTTGGCCTCGGGGTTGGTACGCGCCAGGCAGAACATCATGTCGGCGTACTGGGCGTAGGTGGTCCAGGTTTTCTGCCCGTTCACCACGAAGACATCGCCCTCGCGGCGAGCGCGGGTACTCAGCGCAGCAAGGTCGGAACCCGCACCCGGTTCGGAATAGCCCTGGCACCACCAGTCCTGCCCGCTGAGGATGCGCGGCAGGAAGTAGCTTTTCTGCCATGCGGAGCCATAGGCCATGATGACGGGCGCCACCATGCGCAGCCCGAACGGCACGGTTTCGGGCGCGCCCGCCAAGGCGCACTCCTCGTCGAACAGGTTGCGCTGCTCGATGCTCCAGCCGGCCCCGCCATGCTCGGCGGGCCAGTTCGGCGCGACCCAGCCGCGCTCGTTCAAGATCCGGTGCCAGCGCAGGAAATCCTGCTTGTCCAGCCGCTGATGATCCATCACCTTGCGCCTGAGGTCGGCGGGCAGGCGTTCTTGCAGGAATGCGCGGACTTCGCGGCGAAAGTCCTCGAGGGAGCAATCAAGCGGCATCGGGCAGATCCTCCGCGAAGCGCAGCGGCGCGTCGGTCGCCGCCTGCAGGGTTACGCGGGTGAGGCCCGGCGCCATGTCGCGCACCAGAAATCCCTCGGGCGTGACGTCGAGCGTGGCGAGGTCGGTATAGACCCGGTCCACGCATGCCGCGCCCGTCAACGGCAGGTCGCATAGCCGGCGCAGCCGCGAGCGGCCGTCGCGGGTAAGGTGTTCCATCAGCACGTGGACCCGTTTGGCGCCCACGGCCAGGTCCATGGCGCCGCCCACCGCCGCAGCCACGCCGGGCTGGCCCAGCGACCAATTGGCCAGGTCGCCGGTTTCCGACACCTGGTAGGCCCCGAGGATGCAGTAGTCCAGATGTCCCCCGCGCATCATGGCGAAGGAATCCGCATGATTGAAGAAGCTGCCGCCCGCGGCCATGGCGATGCTCTGCTTGGCCGCGTTGGTCAGGTCGGGATCGACCGGATCGGCCTCCGAGCGTGCGCGCATGCCGAGTATGCCGTTCTCGCTATGGACGATGACGCCATGCTCCGGCCTCCAGTAGTCGAGCGCCATGACGGGCAAGCCGATGCCCAGATTGACGTAGGAGCCGGGAGGGATGTCCGCCGCCGCGCGGCGCGCGATGTCCTCGCGGGAGTATCGTTCGATCATTGCAAGGCTCCAGTCAATTGGGCGTCGCGAATGCGCAGCACGCGCTGCACGAAGATGCCGGGCGTGACGATGTGCTCCGGATCCAGTCCGCCCACCTGCGCCAGCGTATGAACCTGCACGACGGCGGTGGCCGCAGCCATGCACATCAGCGGACCGAAATTGCGTCCCGCCTTGCGGTAGATCAGGTTGCCCAGGGGATCCGCGCAATACGCCTTCACCAGCGCGTAGTCGGCGTGCAGGGGCTCCTCGAACACGTGCCCCACGCCTTTGATCATCCGTGTCTCCTTGCCTTCGGCCAGCAGCGTGCCGTAGCCGGTGGGCGTGAAGAATCCGCCCAGGCCCGAACCTGCCGCCCGCAGGCGCTCGGCCAGCGTGCCTTGCGGCACGCACTCGTAGTCGATCAAGCCGTCGGCATAGGCCGATTCGAACGCCTGGGACTCCGCGCCGCGCGGATACGAGGCGATCAGCTTGCGCACGCGGCCCAACCGGATCAGCCGCGCCAATCCGCTATCGCGGGCGCCGCTGTTGTTGCACACCACGGTCAGCTCACGCGCGCCCAGCTCCACCAGCGCATCGAGCAATTCGACGGGTTGGCCGGACAGGCCGAAACCGCTGACCAGAACGGTGGCGCCGTCCGGGATATCCCCCACCGCTTGCGCGGCGCAATCTACTGTCTTGTTCATCATGGCGGCCATCAAAGGGAGTGGGAAAGAATGGCGGTGGCCTGGCTGGACAGCACCCCGCCGTTGCCGTGCACCAGCGCGACGTCGGCCTTGGGCACCTGGCGTTCCCCTGCCTCGCGGCGCAGTTGCGCCACGGCCTCGATGACGAGGAAGATGCTGTACATGCCCGGATGCGTGAACGACAGGCCGCCACCGTTGGTGTTCATCGGCAGGTCGCCGCCCGGCTCGATGCGCCCGCCGCCGATGAACGCGCCGCCCTCCCCCTTGGCGCAGAATCCCAGGTCTTCCAGAAAAAGGATGGGATTGATGGTGAAGGCGTCGTAGAGTTCAACCAGGTCGATGTCGGCGGGAGTCAATCCAGCTTCCGCGAACGCGGCCCGGCCGGAGTCCACCGCGGGCGTGACGGTCACGTCCGGCATGCACGATATCTGCCGGTGCCAGTGGGCGTGCCCGGCGCCTAGCACATAGATGGGGCGCGGATGAAGGTCGCGGGCCCGTTCGGCGCGCGTGACCACGAAGGCGCCGGCGCCGTCGGTCACCAGGCAACAGTCGCGCACGGTCAGGGGGTCCGAGATCATCTTGGCGCCCAGCACCTCTTCGATCGTCAGCGGCGTGCGCAGAAAGGCATCCGGATTCAGTTGCGCCCATTTGCGCGCCGCCACCGCAACCTCGGCCAACTGGCGCCGCGTGGTGCCATATTGGTGCATGTGGCGCGCGGCGGCCAGCGCGTAGCTGGATACCGGATTGAACGGCTTGTAGGGATGCTCGTAGGGCTGCGGGTCCAGCGCCGCCCGCATCTGATTGATCTGCGTGCTGCTGGGCGCGCTGCGCGGATTGGCGCCGTAGCAGATCAGCACATGCTCGCACTGGCCGGCCTCGATCGCCATGGCCGCGACCTTCAGGTCGGCGATGAACGACGATCCCCCGAACATGGTGCTGTCTGAAAAGCGAGGCCGGATGCCCAGGTACTCCGCCATCCGCATCACCCACCATGGCGAGGTCAGGCTCGAGGTGATGATGCCGTCGATATCCTGC encodes:
- a CDS encoding enoyl-CoA hydratase translates to MSTRSHVLPHARAEIEESGIATLTMLDAGALNILSTPVIDGLRDALAWLRADESVRVLVLRGASDRAFVAGADIAEMAALDEPTAQRFISNLRDLCNDVRHFPAPVIARIPGWCLGGGLEFALACDLRICADHAQFGMPEVKVGIPSVIHAALMPRLIGAANSAWMLLTGDLIDARRAQDWGLVNAAVPQAELDNAVRKLAEGFAALGPAVLRQQKKLLRRWETMPVDEAIEDSVGEFAVAFNTGEPQKFMNEFLENKRRAKA
- a CDS encoding Bug family tripartite tricarboxylate transporter substrate binding protein — encoded protein: MKLSRFRLAACVCLVLPAMAAAEYPDRPIRLVVPYAVGGTTDIIARVVGGKLGEQLGQSVVIENRPGAGGSIGSAYAAKQPADGYTLVMAVESSHAVNPNVYARSAYDPVKDFAPISNLADVPNVLVVNPSLPAQDLAAFQQLLKASPDKYAFGSSGNGGLSHMNGELFLKTTGTRMLHVPYKGLGPALNDLVAGQVQVVFDNIPSSYPLIQAQRIRPLAVAAKRRLKVLPDVPTYAEAGLPAMNNPSWFGLAAPAGTPPTVLDRLNAAVRQALADPATADAIEKQGAVPSPMSRDEFGALIAQSYGHWKTVVEDIKFEKMQ
- a CDS encoding CaiB/BaiF CoA transferase family protein, coding for MLHNALRGVKVVDLSRILAGPWCTQNLSDLGAQVVKVEHPDRGDDTRGWGPPDLRSADGKASMSAYFMACNRGKQSVAIDFATEAGAARVRELVADADILVENYKAGGLRKYGLDYASLASVNPRLIYLSITGYGQSGPLAGKPGYDYVFQGMGGLMSYTGQPDGTPGAGPLRTGVAVVDLMTGMYATSAVLAALRQRDQTGQGMPLDICLLDVAVALNANQGANYLVSGEAPKRSGNAHPNCAPYEVFACADGHLILAIGNDGQFARFSGVAGHPEWAADARYATNSARLAHMDSLRPLIAETLAAAARKRWTDAFDAAGVPWGPIHTLDEVFAHPQVLHRGLLQTATHPALGEVRLVRNPMLAGTPAEALGAAPPLLGEHTAAVLPDPALQ
- a CDS encoding Bug family tripartite tricarboxylate transporter substrate binding protein, whose amino-acid sequence is MIRNILRRGAFGALLASSLAAGAAHAAYPDHPVTVVVAFAPGGMTDIVARLLSAELGKRFNQTFVVENKPGAAGQIGTELVARQKNDGYTLLVSATGHVIGPAVNDKVRYDPIKDFEPISILARAPNLVVVNAGLPVKTIPEFLSWGKSQPGVPYGSAGFGGSTHLGGEWLKKITGVPMEHVPYKGASPATNAVVSGELKVAVQDAMSVAPFIKSGQLRPIGVASAERSKLFPDLPTFAESGAPGLDVYTWLGFYAPAGTDPAIVAKLNEATNQIMNSPEMVQRLAGQNSEPLGPMTPKQVSGFVADETAKWRNVVQTTGVKVE
- a CDS encoding PaaI family thioesterase, which codes for MTDSIPSGFAPWRPSSPFMAHLAELGALYKRDSDNVLALRLGLAHTNMHAIAHGGLLATLADSALGHTIATQAQVSVVTVQMSVEYMNPVKPGDWLEAHVQIDKQGKRLIYATCLLQVEGRVMLKANAVFAVRAASAPASDG
- a CDS encoding 3-hydroxyacyl-CoA dehydrogenase NAD-binding domain-containing protein; this encodes MNLPAASPSRDLSPTTRYLLQERVAVIFLDNPPVNGLGDTVRSGIHAGLALALADEGVDSIVIAGAGKAFCGGADIRQFNTPAATAKPMLRDVIAAIEASAKPVVAAIHGFALGGGLELALGCHYRVAQADSKMGLPEVNLGLVPGGGGTQRLPRLIGVSRALDMIQSGKPMDATAAMAVGLVDAVAEGDLLDFALSYARERAAQDSHPLAARRALDAGGVDFAAARAGVNPKARNAIAQRAVIDCLEAATRQPIEPGLDEERRLFDALVEGDASKALRHLFFAEREAPRVTGGGSAGRIGRVGILGAGTMGGGIAMAYANAGYDVTLYEREQAALDRGMSLIRKNYEITAAKGKLDAAGVEARMARIAPSLDMQDLAQADLVIEAVFEDMAVKQAVFRQLDAVCKPGAILATNTSRLNIDEIATCTARPEAVIGLHFFSPANVMKLLEVVRGARTGADVIATCMAVAQQIGKIPVLVGVCEGFVGNRMLTGYWREAGFLLEEGASPQQIDGALTRFGMAMGPLAMADLAGMDINWATRKRLAPTRPAHLRYSKVADRICELGRFGQKTQAGYYRYEPGSRQPLPDPVVDGIIETCAREAGIARRPVSDEEIVERCMLALANEGARIIEEGIAQRASDVDVVYVHGYGFPGARGGPMFYAQTLGLAETLEKIRELQRAHGEHWTPAPLLERLVKEGRTAF
- a CDS encoding acyl-CoA dehydrogenase family protein, yielding MGEADDLSVDQRTLDDAVGRYLQGEYPSPAARPALPGDADPEASPHWRAFADMGLLGLGLPASAGGMDGGLADLCVVMQRFGRHLVVEPYDASALLCGQLLARLPQGERVSALLAEIAQGAAPLLAHAEPDADWPIDDLNVTAVRGGGGWLLNGVKRRIPYGAGARQLLVTARDESGTAVFLVKADAPGLERQGAPGLDGRPYADIRLKNCRVDSAARLGPAADALAFAADATRVALCAEALGAMQALLNATRDHVAERRQFGQSIGRFQAVQHRLVDMLLALEQARSLTWLAAGAAQSDARPWAQLVSAAKASCGAAARYISHQSIQLHGGMGMTDELPVGHYVKRLLAIEYTLGDTRHHLNRYQRLATA
- a CDS encoding 3-oxoacid CoA-transferase subunit B encodes the protein MIERYSREDIARRAAADIPPGSYVNLGIGLPVMALDYWRPEHGVIVHSENGILGMRARSEADPVDPDLTNAAKQSIAMAAGGSFFNHADSFAMMRGGHLDYCILGAYQVSETGDLANWSLGQPGVAAAVGGAMDLAVGAKRVHVLMEHLTRDGRSRLRRLCDLPLTGAACVDRVYTDLATLDVTPEGFLVRDMAPGLTRVTLQAATDAPLRFAEDLPDAA
- a CDS encoding 3-oxoacid CoA-transferase subunit A translates to MMNKTVDCAAQAVGDIPDGATVLVSGFGLSGQPVELLDALVELGARELTVVCNNSGARDSGLARLIRLGRVRKLIASYPRGAESQAFESAYADGLIDYECVPQGTLAERLRAAGSGLGGFFTPTGYGTLLAEGKETRMIKGVGHVFEEPLHADYALVKAYCADPLGNLIYRKAGRNFGPLMCMAAATAVVQVHTLAQVGGLDPEHIVTPGIFVQRVLRIRDAQLTGALQ
- a CDS encoding thiolase; this translates as MTRSYRGAIAVLGTGMAGLGDCQGRSEQEIIAQASHRAVAASGLRMQDIDGIITSSLTSPWWVMRMAEYLGIRPRFSDSTMFGGSSFIADLKVAAMAIEAGQCEHVLICYGANPRSAPSSTQINQMRAALDPQPYEHPYKPFNPVSSYALAAARHMHQYGTTRRQLAEVAVAARKWAQLNPDAFLRTPLTIEEVLGAKMISDPLTVRDCCLVTDGAGAFVVTRAERARDLHPRPIYVLGAGHAHWHRQISCMPDVTVTPAVDSGRAAFAEAGLTPADIDLVELYDAFTINPILFLEDLGFCAKGEGGAFIGGGRIEPGGDLPMNTNGGGLSFTHPGMYSIFLVIEAVAQLRREAGERQVPKADVALVHGNGGVLSSQATAILSHSL